Part of the Pseudomonas sp. P8_241 genome is shown below.
CAACTGCACGACACCCACCGCATCACCCGATGCGCGATGTTCGACCAGTTCCCGTGGACTCATCACATGGAATCCGGGGTGATGCTGACCCGGCGTTGAGTGCATCTGCAAGACGCAAAAACCGTCCTCGTGACGGTTTTTTTGTATTCGTAGGTTTGGCGCTGATAAATACTGGGTCGAATACTTCATCTACCCCCGGTGTAACCCATCATGCAGCGACATTTCGACGATCTACAGCTGGGCAGCATCGAGCTGTTTTGCCTGGCCGCCGAGGCTGGCAGCTTCACCGCGGCGGCGCTGGTGGCAGGGGTAACACCGGCCGCGGTGAGCCGTTCAGTGTCACGCATGGAGGAGCGCCTTGGCGTGCGCTTGTTCGCCCGCACCACGCGCAGCGTCAAATTGACCGACAGTGGCCGCCGTTATTACGAAGAATGCCGCCAGGCTCTGGCACAACTGGTCGAGGCCCAGCGTGAGGTCATGGGTCAACAGCAAGAGCCATCAGGAACCTTGCGCATCAGTATTCCGACCACCTACGCACACCATCGAATTCTGCCGCTGCTGCCCGAATTCCGGGCGAGGTTCCCGGCTGTGAAAGTCGAGTCGCACATCAGCAATCGCAACATCGATTTCGTCGGTGAAGGCTACGACATGGCAATTCGCGTGCGAGCCATCCCGGATTCCGGTCTGATCGCCCGGCATCTGGAAGACGCCGCACTGGTGGTGGTCGCCAGCGCGGATTACTTGAAACGTAACGGTACTCCGCAAACCCTCGGCGATCTTGAGCAACACGAATGCATTCAGTACGAATTGCCCAGCAGTGGTCGGCGTATTGCCTGGCTGTTCAATGATGCCGGCGTACAACGGGAGATTCTGGCCGAGGGCAACCTCAGTTGCTCCGACGACGTACTGGGTGGCGTGACCCTGGCCAAATACGGCGCCGGATTGTTCCAGACCTACCGCTTTATCGTGGAAAAGGAACTGGCCGATGGCTCGCTGCTGGAAGTGCTCAAGCCTTATGGCGGGTGCTCACGGCCATTTACCCTGCTCTACCCGCAAAGCCGTCACGTGCCGCTGCGGTTGAGGGCGTTCATCGACTTCCTCGTAGAGCATTTACCGCGTTAGCCGCTGAAAGTGTCCGATCACCGCCCACAAACAGCCAGCGTGCAGTCACTTCAATTGACCGAATTAACCAGTTAGTACAATTTATCTCCACAGGCTGAAACATACGGCCGAATCCAAAAATAATAAGTGGAGAAATTGCGATGCCCCCTATCGTTCTGGTGCTCAACGGCCCGAACCTGAACCTGCTCGGCACCCGTGAACCGGCAACTTACGGCCACGAAACCCTGGCAGACATTTCGGTCCTGTGCGCACGTACCGCCGAAGAGTTCGGCCTGGCAGTGGAGTTTCGCCAGACTAACCATGAAGGTGAATTGCTCGACTGGATTCACGCCGCCCGCGGACGCTGTGCCGGGATCGTCATCAACCCTGCCGCGTGGACCCACACTTCCGTCGCCATTCGCGACGCCCTCGTCGCCAGCGAACTGCCGGTGATCGAAGTGCACCTGTCCAACGTCCACGCCCGCGAGCCCTTCCGCCACCACTCTTTTGTATCCGCCATTGCGACCGCTGTCATGGCCGGTTTCGGCAGCCACGGCTATCGCCTGGCGCTGGAGCATTTCAGTCAGCGTTTGAAGGGGTGACTACCGTGACTCAGAACTCCGCGATCCTGGCCGGGCTGATCGGCGCCGGCATTCAGGCCTCCCGCACACCAGCGTTGCACGAGCACGAAGGCGACGCCCAAGGGCTGCGTTATCTCTATCGCCTGATTGACCTTGATCAGTTGAAACTCGACAGCAATGCCCTGCCCGACCTGTTAATGGCTGCCGAGCGGATGAACTACACCGGGTTGAACATCACCTTTCCGTGCAAACAGGCGATCATCCCGCTGCTCGACGAACTGTCGCCGGAAGCCCGCGGTATCGGTGCGGTCAACACCGTGGTGCTGAAAGACGGCAAGCGCATCGGCCACAACACCGATTGCCTGGGATTTGCCGAGGGTTTTCGTCGCGGTTTGAAGGGTGTTGCCGTTGAGCGC
Proteins encoded:
- a CDS encoding LysR family transcriptional regulator — its product is MQRHFDDLQLGSIELFCLAAEAGSFTAAALVAGVTPAAVSRSVSRMEERLGVRLFARTTRSVKLTDSGRRYYEECRQALAQLVEAQREVMGQQQEPSGTLRISIPTTYAHHRILPLLPEFRARFPAVKVESHISNRNIDFVGEGYDMAIRVRAIPDSGLIARHLEDAALVVVASADYLKRNGTPQTLGDLEQHECIQYELPSSGRRIAWLFNDAGVQREILAEGNLSCSDDVLGGVTLAKYGAGLFQTYRFIVEKELADGSLLEVLKPYGGCSRPFTLLYPQSRHVPLRLRAFIDFLVEHLPR
- the aroQ gene encoding type II 3-dehydroquinate dehydratase — translated: MPPIVLVLNGPNLNLLGTREPATYGHETLADISVLCARTAEEFGLAVEFRQTNHEGELLDWIHAARGRCAGIVINPAAWTHTSVAIRDALVASELPVIEVHLSNVHAREPFRHHSFVSAIATAVMAGFGSHGYRLALEHFSQRLKG